The Nitrospira sp. genome contains a region encoding:
- the cobO gene encoding cob(I)yrinic acid a,c-diamide adenosyltransferase: protein MTNHDEHKANMERLKASVDRRIEEAQQEKGLLIVYTGAGKGKTTAALGMVLRCIGHGQKVAVVQFIKGAIDTAEERALKSLGDRVIFLRMGEGYTWETQDRARDTQCAQQAWKTACAFLRDASCAMVVLDEFNIALQHGYVGLEEVLPVLRDRPRMQHVVMTGRGAPAKLIDEADLVTEMKQVKHPFRRGIKAQPGVEF, encoded by the coding sequence ATGACGAATCACGACGAGCATAAGGCAAACATGGAGCGCCTGAAGGCTTCCGTTGATCGACGCATCGAGGAGGCACAACAGGAGAAGGGCCTGCTAATCGTCTATACCGGCGCGGGCAAAGGGAAGACGACCGCCGCATTGGGGATGGTACTGCGCTGCATCGGGCACGGGCAGAAGGTTGCGGTGGTGCAGTTCATCAAGGGTGCGATCGACACTGCGGAAGAGCGCGCGCTGAAGTCTCTGGGCGATCGCGTCATCTTCCTGCGGATGGGAGAGGGCTATACCTGGGAAACTCAAGATCGGGCGCGCGACACGCAGTGTGCCCAACAGGCCTGGAAGACGGCTTGTGCATTCCTGCGCGATGCGTCTTGTGCCATGGTTGTCCTTGACGAGTTCAATATCGCGCTGCAGCACGGCTATGTCGGCCTTGAAGAGGTCCTGCCGGTGCTTCGCGATCGTCCGCGGATGCAGCATGTGGTGATGACCGGCAGAGGGGCGCCGGCGAAACTCATTGACGAGGCCGATTTGGTCACGGAGATGAAACAAGTGAAACATCCTTTCCGCCGGGGAATCAAAGCACAGCCGGGAGTCGAGTTTTGA
- the cobT gene encoding nicotinate-nucleotide--dimethylbenzimidazole phosphoribosyltransferase yields the protein MKLEDVLDQIQVPDEQMARQAQARLDRLTKPVGSLGRLEELAVRYAMIVGEVKPSVPKGVVFTFAADHGIAREGVSAYPQEVTPQMVLNFLRGGAGVNVLARHAGIEVRVVDIGVAYEFGSIPGLIHKKIMPGTNSFLAGPAMSREQAEQAITTGIQLAMDAANQGIGMIGTGEMGIGNTTASTAITAIMTGRPVEEVAGRGTGIDDTGYRHKVSVIQEALSFHHLDSRDALEVLSKVGGLEIAGLVGLILGSASVRVPVVLDGFIAGAAALIAARLQPKCLGYMIASHRSAERGHQVLLDHLGLKPLLDLDLRLGEGTGACLAMNLMCAAIKIMTEMATFGEAGVSERGA from the coding sequence ATGAAACTAGAGGATGTGTTGGACCAGATTCAAGTGCCGGACGAGCAGATGGCACGACAGGCTCAGGCTCGGCTCGATCGTTTGACCAAGCCGGTAGGAAGCCTCGGCCGTCTGGAGGAACTGGCTGTGCGATATGCCATGATTGTCGGCGAAGTAAAGCCAAGCGTGCCGAAAGGTGTCGTCTTCACGTTTGCTGCGGATCATGGGATCGCCCGTGAAGGTGTCAGCGCCTATCCCCAAGAGGTCACGCCGCAGATGGTGCTGAATTTCCTGCGCGGCGGCGCAGGGGTCAATGTGCTGGCGCGGCATGCCGGGATCGAAGTCCGTGTCGTCGATATCGGTGTCGCCTACGAATTCGGCTCGATACCCGGGTTGATCCACAAGAAGATCATGCCGGGCACCAATAGCTTTCTTGCCGGGCCGGCGATGAGTCGAGAGCAGGCGGAACAGGCCATTACGACCGGCATTCAACTCGCAATGGACGCAGCCAATCAGGGAATCGGGATGATCGGAACCGGTGAAATGGGCATCGGCAACACCACGGCCAGCACTGCGATCACGGCTATCATGACCGGGCGGCCGGTGGAGGAGGTGGCTGGGCGTGGAACGGGAATCGACGATACGGGCTATCGGCACAAGGTGTCGGTCATCCAGGAGGCGCTGTCCTTTCACCATCTTGATTCACGTGACGCATTGGAAGTTCTCTCGAAAGTAGGCGGACTCGAAATCGCCGGACTCGTCGGCCTTATTCTTGGATCGGCTTCGGTGAGAGTGCCGGTGGTGCTGGATGGATTCATTGCCGGAGCCGCCGCGCTGATCGCGGCTCGTCTGCAGCCCAAGTGCCTTGGTTATATGATTGCATCTCATCGGTCTGCGGAGCGCGGGCATCAGGTCTTGCTCGACCATCTCGGATTGAAGCCGCTGCTGGATCTGGATCTACGGTTGGGTGAGGGAACCGGCGCTTGTTTGGCCATGAATCTGATGTGTGCCGCCATCAAGATCATGACGGAGATGGCAACGTTCGGCGAGGCCGGTGTGTCGGAGCGTGGGGCATGA
- a CDS encoding cob(I)yrinic acid a,c-diamide adenosyltransferase, with the protein MRITKVYTRTGDAGKTRLAGGQQVWKDSLRVEAYGTVDELNASVGVVRVMNADMKSEHLAAQRLEEELRWVQNKLFDVGSILATAPGQTFKNMPQVAAQDVTRLEKLIDRCQKDLEPLREFILPGGGKVSGFLHQARTICRRAERLCVALSKAEPVDPTIIKFVNRLSDALFVLARWVAKTQGESEFLWERDVQPKKNPEA; encoded by the coding sequence ATGCGCATCACCAAGGTCTACACGAGAACAGGGGACGCGGGAAAAACCAGGCTGGCGGGCGGGCAGCAAGTCTGGAAAGATAGTTTGCGCGTCGAAGCCTACGGGACGGTGGATGAGCTCAACGCGTCGGTCGGCGTGGTTCGTGTAATGAACGCCGATATGAAAAGCGAACACCTGGCGGCCCAGCGGCTCGAGGAAGAACTGCGTTGGGTACAAAACAAGCTATTCGATGTCGGGAGCATTCTTGCGACGGCGCCCGGGCAGACGTTCAAGAACATGCCCCAAGTGGCGGCGCAGGATGTCACGCGCCTGGAAAAACTGATCGATCGCTGCCAAAAAGATCTGGAACCCCTTAGAGAATTCATCCTGCCCGGCGGAGGAAAAGTGTCAGGCTTTCTGCATCAAGCGAGGACGATCTGCCGCCGGGCAGAGCGGTTGTGCGTCGCACTGTCGAAAGCGGAACCGGTAGATCCTACGATCATTAAGTTCGTCAATCGGCTCAGCGATGCCCTATTTGTATTGGCTCGTTGGGTGGCCAAGACCCAGGGTGAGTCGGAGTTCCTATGGGAGCGGGATGTCCAGCCCAAGAAGAACCCAGAAGCGTGA
- the bluB gene encoding 5,6-dimethylbenzimidazole synthase, producing the protein MPGKARTIKGIQSHSNGADSKPDASRHHNGAGRAFTVNERKAVYRAIFERRDVRRNFLPTPIPDKVLTRLLTAAHHAGSVGFMQPWDFVVIRERSTKRAVKSLFNEVNAKAAARYTGSRATLYRSLKLEGIEEAPVNLCVTCSRRRGGRHVLGRATVRETDLYSTCCAVQNLWLAARAEGIGVGWVSILDHEALKRVVGVPKSVTVLAYLCVGYVAGFEARPDLETAGWRRRIPVGRLIHYESWGNRVHDKRGER; encoded by the coding sequence ATGCCCGGTAAAGCCCGTACCATCAAAGGAATACAGTCCCATAGCAATGGGGCGGATTCCAAGCCTGATGCCTCCCGACACCATAACGGCGCGGGTCGCGCGTTCACGGTAAACGAGCGCAAGGCCGTCTATCGCGCCATTTTTGAGCGCCGCGATGTTCGTCGAAATTTTCTGCCGACGCCGATTCCCGACAAAGTGCTGACGCGATTGTTGACGGCGGCTCATCACGCCGGTTCGGTCGGGTTCATGCAGCCATGGGATTTTGTGGTCATCCGCGAGCGATCGACAAAGCGGGCGGTGAAGAGCTTGTTCAATGAAGTGAATGCCAAAGCTGCGGCTCGGTATACCGGCAGCAGGGCGACCCTCTATCGAAGCTTGAAGCTGGAGGGCATCGAGGAAGCGCCGGTCAATCTTTGTGTGACGTGCAGCCGGAGGCGTGGCGGTCGGCATGTGCTGGGTCGTGCCACGGTGCGCGAGACTGATTTGTACAGTACATGCTGTGCCGTTCAGAATCTCTGGCTGGCCGCTCGTGCCGAAGGCATCGGCGTCGGCTGGGTCAGTATTCTAGACCACGAGGCACTGAAGCGGGTGGTCGGCGTCCCCAAGTCGGTGACGGTGCTGGCTTATCTTTGTGTTGGATATGTGGCCGGCTTTGAGGCGCGGCCCGATCTTGAAACCGCAGGGTGGCGGAGGCGGATTCCGGTTGGCCGGTTGATCCATTATGAGTCATGGGGCAACCGAGTTCATGACAAGAGGGGAGAAAGGTGA
- a CDS encoding cysteine-rich CWC family protein: MKGPVQKICGACGNPFECGGYQCWCGTVGITEQQMDWIAARFEDCLCPVCLRKVATGELGTQASQTIGPGAS, encoded by the coding sequence TTGAAAGGGCCGGTACAGAAGATCTGTGGGGCGTGCGGGAACCCGTTTGAGTGCGGCGGGTATCAATGTTGGTGCGGCACGGTCGGGATTACCGAACAGCAAATGGATTGGATTGCCGCCCGATTCGAGGACTGCCTCTGTCCAGTCTGTTTGAGAAAAGTCGCCACCGGAGAGCTGGGAACACAGGCGTCACAGACTATCGGGCCTGGTGCTTCATAG
- the cobU gene encoding bifunctional adenosylcobinamide kinase/adenosylcobinamide-phosphate guanylyltransferase has translation MSSPRRTQKRDRAQPAGKLIFVLGGAASGKSEVALRLGQGGRPKAFVATGQALDDEMMARIARHQSTRPSDWATSEVPANLVNWINRKGGQYQSIVIDCLTLWLNNLGGEITENLLVEETARLLQAIRKVPAKVVLVSNELGMSLVPVGPDVRRFRDLAGKMNQLVADEADEVHFVVSGQTLRLK, from the coding sequence ATGTCCAGCCCAAGAAGAACCCAGAAGCGTGATCGAGCGCAGCCCGCCGGAAAACTGATATTTGTTCTCGGTGGGGCGGCGTCAGGCAAAAGCGAGGTGGCGCTTCGCCTGGGACAAGGCGGCCGGCCGAAGGCCTTTGTCGCAACCGGCCAGGCGCTGGATGATGAAATGATGGCTCGGATTGCCCGGCATCAGTCGACCCGCCCTTCCGACTGGGCGACGTCGGAGGTTCCAGCAAATCTCGTGAATTGGATTAATAGAAAAGGAGGGCAATATCAATCTATTGTCATAGATTGCCTCACGTTATGGTTGAATAATTTAGGCGGGGAAATTACTGAAAACCTGCTTGTTGAAGAGACCGCGAGATTGCTCCAAGCCATTCGAAAGGTACCGGCGAAGGTGGTGCTCGTCAGCAATGAACTCGGGATGAGTCTGGTCCCGGTTGGACCGGACGTCCGGCGCTTTCGCGATCTGGCTGGAAAGATGAACCAGTTGGTGGCGGATGAAGCGGATGAAGTCCACTTTGTCGTGAGCGGCCAGACCTTAAGATTGAAATAA
- the cobD gene encoding cobalamin biosynthesis protein CobD, translating into MTGSELLLAASIDAVAGDPRWFPHPVRGMGAVIAWYDRSVRKICRNPYALRTGGLLLALGLPTSVFFFTRELIALTDQVTWWLGSLVSVGLAWTTLAGRDLWNHVSAVRGQLEQGNLTEARRAVGQIVGRDTDRLSEEEIVRASIETVAESTSDGIIAPLFYLMVGGPPLALAYKAVNTLDSMIGHKDERYVDFGWASARLDDVANWIPARLSAVLILLAAGLIMGQGDRVRAGWRVLCRDGGKHPSPNSGQPEAAMAGSLGVQLGGVNYYRGVPDERLIIGIAGRRPLVKDLVIASRIMIVACLLGVFLMVGTVWLV; encoded by the coding sequence ATGACCGGAAGTGAATTGCTGCTCGCAGCAAGCATCGATGCCGTGGCGGGAGATCCTCGGTGGTTCCCACATCCCGTTCGTGGCATGGGAGCCGTAATTGCGTGGTACGACAGGTCTGTCAGAAAGATCTGCCGGAATCCATATGCCCTCCGCACAGGGGGTCTGCTGCTCGCGCTCGGGTTGCCGACATCTGTGTTTTTCTTTACCCGTGAACTCATTGCGCTAACCGACCAGGTGACCTGGTGGCTGGGAAGCCTGGTGTCGGTAGGTCTCGCATGGACGACGCTGGCGGGGCGCGATCTGTGGAACCATGTGTCGGCGGTAAGGGGACAACTGGAACAGGGCAATCTCACCGAGGCTCGTCGAGCCGTCGGTCAAATCGTTGGTCGGGATACCGACCGACTCTCAGAGGAGGAGATTGTTCGCGCGTCGATTGAAACAGTGGCGGAAAGCACGAGCGATGGAATTATCGCGCCGTTGTTCTATCTGATGGTGGGAGGACCTCCGCTGGCGCTTGCGTACAAGGCCGTGAATACGTTGGATTCGATGATCGGCCACAAAGACGAACGGTACGTCGATTTTGGCTGGGCCTCCGCCCGGCTCGACGACGTTGCCAATTGGATTCCAGCCCGCCTGTCCGCCGTCCTTATACTTCTTGCGGCTGGGTTGATCATGGGTCAGGGTGATCGCGTGAGGGCCGGGTGGCGCGTGCTTTGCCGTGACGGCGGCAAGCATCCAAGTCCGAACAGCGGGCAGCCCGAAGCGGCGATGGCCGGCTCTCTGGGCGTTCAACTGGGTGGAGTCAATTACTATAGAGGAGTGCCAGATGAACGACTTATCATCGGGATAGCTGGACGTCGGCCCCTCGTGAAGGACCTCGTGATCGCATCTCGAATTATGATCGTCGCGTGTCTTCTGGGCGTATTCCTGATGGTAGGAACGGTATGGCTCGTCTGA
- a CDS encoding threonine-phosphate decarboxylase yields MARLKSAIHGGNIYAASRELGHDIAKLIDFSASINPLGPSPNVWPAIVNARHLLRHYPDPDCWDLRQALARYWQTAPERIVIGNGSTELIDALPRALGIRHLLIAQPTFSEYAASMVRAGGCVEAVYAKRREHYAQPIDGLCRVIGTRRSTSKAVDGVMLCNPNSPSGQACSLDDVRRLAHIAQRRRMWLVIDEAFADYCPERSFLPEAVSWPRVVVLRSITKFYALPGLRIGYAVAAPSVIQCFRKQISTWSVNAMGQVAALAAINDLAHARKSVRFMTRERERFGNLLAALPGCSVMPTYANYFLVELPRGRRSCEMADQLRVEGLLVRDCSVIPGMNSRSMRVAVRSRQENDRLIQAMSKLLQQEKLR; encoded by the coding sequence ATGGCTCGTCTGAAAAGTGCGATCCATGGCGGCAATATTTACGCAGCGTCGCGTGAACTTGGCCATGACATCGCGAAGCTCATCGACTTCAGCGCCAGCATCAACCCATTAGGCCCTTCGCCAAATGTCTGGCCGGCGATCGTCAACGCTCGCCATCTATTGCGTCACTATCCCGACCCGGATTGTTGGGATCTCCGCCAGGCACTGGCCAGATACTGGCAAACAGCTCCGGAACGGATCGTGATAGGAAACGGATCGACGGAATTGATCGATGCGCTTCCTCGCGCACTCGGCATTCGCCATCTCCTGATTGCGCAGCCCACTTTCTCGGAATATGCCGCATCGATGGTACGGGCCGGAGGGTGCGTGGAGGCTGTCTATGCGAAGCGCAGGGAGCACTACGCGCAACCGATCGACGGCTTGTGCCGTGTGATAGGGACACGGCGAAGCACATCCAAGGCCGTCGACGGAGTCATGCTCTGCAATCCCAATAGTCCAAGCGGGCAAGCCTGTTCCCTCGATGATGTCCGGCGGTTGGCACACATCGCTCAGCGCCGAAGGATGTGGTTGGTGATCGACGAAGCGTTTGCCGATTATTGCCCCGAGCGGTCGTTTCTTCCGGAAGCCGTATCGTGGCCTCGTGTCGTCGTCTTGCGCAGCATCACCAAGTTTTACGCATTGCCAGGACTGCGGATTGGATATGCGGTGGCCGCGCCTTCGGTGATTCAATGCTTCCGTAAGCAGATTTCGACGTGGTCCGTGAATGCTATGGGACAAGTGGCTGCGCTCGCCGCAATAAATGACCTGGCTCACGCGCGAAAGAGCGTTCGGTTCATGACGAGAGAACGGGAACGGTTCGGAAACCTGCTTGCCGCCCTGCCCGGCTGTTCAGTGATGCCGACGTATGCCAACTATTTCCTTGTGGAATTACCACGTGGACGGCGTTCGTGTGAAATGGCCGACCAGTTGCGGGTCGAAGGGCTGTTGGTTCGCGACTGTTCTGTTATCCCAGGAATGAACTCCCGTTCCATGCGCGTTGCCGTACGTTCTCGACAGGAGAATGACCGGCTCATCCAAGCCATGTCGAAGCTGCTTCAGCAAGAAAAGTTGCGATGA
- a CDS encoding adenosylcobinamide-GDP ribazoletransferase has product MTTFVRPFLFAWHFLTAVPLSRRHHEPTATELAASMAWYSTVGLMIGGALALADAVLAKLFAMEVVNVLVIVLLVAVTRGLHQDGLADTLDGLAGGRTPADRLSIMRDPRIGAIGATGLFLSLILRYAALAALPSSLRIPALVCMPALGRWAMVTLAWLSPYARTEGGLAAPFLVHLSWFHVLGSTVVLAIALVLGLGASATIMTLIGCCVVIVAIQTGCRALFGGITGDTLGATNEVVEILFLLFLPLLLVLS; this is encoded by the coding sequence ATGACCACTTTTGTTCGGCCTTTTCTATTCGCATGGCATTTTTTGACCGCGGTTCCGCTGAGTCGTCGCCATCACGAGCCGACCGCAACGGAGCTGGCTGCGTCGATGGCGTGGTATTCCACCGTGGGTCTCATGATCGGCGGCGCGCTGGCGCTGGCGGACGCGGTACTGGCCAAACTGTTTGCCATGGAGGTCGTGAACGTATTGGTGATCGTGCTGCTCGTTGCGGTCACTCGTGGATTACATCAAGACGGATTGGCGGACACGCTTGACGGCCTTGCCGGCGGCCGAACACCGGCCGATCGTTTATCCATCATGCGTGATCCGAGGATCGGTGCGATCGGCGCGACTGGTCTTTTCTTGTCGTTGATCCTCCGTTATGCGGCCTTGGCGGCGCTTCCGTCGTCGCTCCGTATTCCGGCTCTCGTCTGCATGCCGGCGTTAGGCCGTTGGGCGATGGTCACCCTAGCATGGCTCTCTCCCTACGCAAGGACTGAGGGTGGATTGGCTGCTCCATTCCTCGTGCATTTGTCCTGGTTTCACGTGTTGGGATCGACCGTCGTATTGGCCATCGCGCTTGTTCTAGGCCTAGGGGCCTCTGCAACAATCATGACGTTGATCGGATGCTGCGTGGTCATCGTTGCCATTCAGACCGGCTGTCGGGCTTTGTTCGGTGGCATCACGGGCGATACCCTGGGCGCCACGAATGAAGTCGTCGAGATCCTCTTCTTGCTCTTTCTCCCGCTGTTGCTTGTCCTATCATGA
- a CDS encoding cobyrinate a,c-diamide synthase has protein sequence MGEYPRLVIAGTSSGVGKTTATLGILAALRERGRRVQPFKVGPDFIDPSHHRAATGRLSRNLDGWMLGEDLNRSIFARAAADAEISIIEGMMGLFDGSSPVNEAGSTAELAKQVNAPVLLVIDGSAMARSAAAMVDGYARFDPELRVAGVLFNRVGSEGHYRLLKAAVEQSTDVVSVGYVRSDPAMTIADRHLGLVMAMEQSGDQLYHRLAMAALETIDLDRIEALAHSCGTLPGSVPQPAIQSHGRTVRIGVAQDRAFCFYYPDNLEWLEAAGAELVRFSPLNDDVLPDVEMLYLGGGYPELYGEELAKNVSMRTAIQRFAERGGVIYGECGGLMYLTESIRDFDGRSHAMVGVFPAETAMQKHGLTLGYRTVECAQRSILGEVGVTARGHEFHYSTLVARGPLQYSCTLSDAEGSSKGQDGLTSRNVLALYTHLYFGSHPQIGTALVDAARHSAGRAPVSVSLAS, from the coding sequence ATGGGAGAGTATCCGCGATTGGTCATTGCCGGGACGTCAAGCGGCGTCGGGAAGACGACGGCCACGTTGGGGATTCTGGCGGCCTTGCGTGAACGAGGCCGCCGGGTCCAGCCGTTCAAGGTCGGCCCCGACTTTATCGATCCGAGCCATCACCGGGCGGCTACCGGCCGTCTGTCTCGAAATCTCGACGGGTGGATGCTCGGAGAGGACCTGAATCGTTCGATCTTTGCTCGTGCCGCAGCCGATGCGGAGATCTCGATTATCGAGGGCATGATGGGGTTGTTCGACGGCAGTTCGCCGGTGAACGAGGCCGGCAGCACGGCTGAATTGGCGAAGCAAGTGAATGCGCCGGTGCTGCTCGTAATCGACGGGAGCGCAATGGCTCGGTCGGCGGCGGCGATGGTAGACGGGTACGCGCGCTTCGATCCTGAGCTGCGTGTTGCGGGAGTCTTGTTCAATCGTGTTGGGAGTGAAGGCCACTATCGACTCCTGAAGGCGGCTGTTGAGCAATCTACCGACGTGGTGTCCGTCGGATATGTGCGTTCGGATCCCGCTATGACCATTGCGGATCGGCATCTCGGACTGGTCATGGCCATGGAGCAAAGTGGCGATCAGCTTTATCATCGCTTGGCAATGGCAGCGCTGGAGACGATTGATCTTGATCGGATCGAAGCCCTCGCCCATTCGTGTGGCACGCTGCCGGGATCAGTCCCTCAGCCGGCGATACAGAGTCATGGCCGTACCGTTCGAATCGGTGTGGCACAGGATCGGGCGTTTTGCTTTTACTACCCGGACAATCTTGAATGGCTGGAAGCGGCCGGTGCCGAACTCGTGCGATTTTCTCCGTTGAACGACGACGTATTGCCGGATGTCGAGATGCTGTACCTTGGCGGTGGATATCCGGAATTGTACGGCGAGGAACTGGCCAAGAACGTCTCTATGCGCACGGCCATTCAGCGGTTTGCCGAGCGCGGCGGCGTGATCTATGGGGAATGTGGCGGGTTGATGTACCTGACGGAATCGATCCGCGATTTCGATGGCCGTTCCCATGCAATGGTCGGAGTCTTTCCGGCCGAAACGGCCATGCAGAAACACGGCCTTACTTTGGGATATAGAACGGTGGAGTGTGCACAACGCAGCATCCTTGGAGAGGTCGGTGTCACGGCGCGAGGTCATGAGTTCCACTATTCAACGTTGGTTGCAAGAGGGCCGCTGCAGTATTCCTGTACGCTGAGCGATGCAGAAGGCAGTTCGAAGGGGCAGGACGGACTGACAAGTCGCAATGTCCTCGCGCTCTATACTCATCTGTACTTTGGGAGTCACCCGCAGATCGGGACGGCGCTGGTGGATGCTGCCCGTCATTCCGCCGGTCGCGCGCCGGTGAGCGTGAGCCTGGCATCATGA